A part of Crassostrea angulata isolate pt1a10 chromosome 5, ASM2561291v2, whole genome shotgun sequence genomic DNA contains:
- the LOC128185264 gene encoding platelet endothelial aggregation receptor 1-like: MCSFYFIMAVFVLYFEGTTEKRCSETSCCAGYMFDSSKNCVVCPNGLHGFHCSAPCPRGYYGKLCELQCECPDEFCNATVGCVLKKECLPGYSGENCSTNCPRGYYGNHCINRCECPDELCNATTGCVSEKVCPPGYMRVNCSTACPRGFYGNECGEHCNCSEEFCNATFGCIEGDGLYCHIYFDFITLPTIILTTVGLVILFVPFGTIIAYKMKKNTEHKITQTKFIPSSSEDERTYLELRVPGISSPSL, from the exons ATGTGTAGTTTCTATTTCATAATGGCGGtatttgttctttattttgaaGGGACAACTGAAAAAAGATGTAGCGAAACGAG TTGTTGTGCTGGCTACATGTTTGATTCGTCCAAAAATTGCGTTG TTTGTCCAAATGGACTCCATGGATTTCACTGTTCCGCCCCTTGTCCTCGAGGTTACTATGGAAAGCTATGCGAACTTCAGTGTGAATGCCCGGATGAGTTTTGTAATGCAACAGTTGGCTGTGTACTTAAAAAGG aatgtcTGCCTGGTTACTCTGGTGAAAACTGTTCTACAAATTGTCCACGGGGTTACTATGGAAATCATTGCATAAACAGATGCGAATGTCCTGATGAACTTTGTAATGCAACGACTGGATGTGTCAGTGAAAAag TTTGCCCTCCAGGCTATATGAGAGTCAACTGTTCTACCGCTTGTCCACGCGGATTTTATGGAAACGAATGTGGAGAACATTGCAATTGCTCTGAAGAATTCTGCAATGCAACATTTGGCTGCATTGAGGGTGATGGACTGTATT gtcatatctattttgattttattacacTTCCCACCATCATTCTTACCACTGTCGGCCTCGTCATTTTATTTGTTCCATTCGGCACAATCAT TGCATATAAGATGAAAAAGAATACCGAACATAAAATTACGCAAACGAAGTTCATACCATCATCATCTGAGGATGAAAGAACTTACCTTGAACTGCGTGTGCCGGGCATTTCTTCACCATCTCTCTGA